GCTCGGCACACGGCTCGGTCCTCGCGCTGGGCAAACCGAACGACTCGCTCCTCACGGTCCTCATCGTGGGTGTCGTCGTCCTGCTGCTGCTCTTCCTGCTGCTCCGGCACCTGGTGCGCAAGCGGGGCGGCTGGCGGCGCTTCCGGCGTCGGCTCGGCCGTGAACTGACCCTGACCCGGCGGGCGTTCGGCGAGCCCCTGCGCGGCTACCGGCGCCACCGGCGCGGCGTGCGCGCCCTGGCCCGCCATCTGTCCGACCCCCGGGGCGGTCTGCTCGTACGGCGGCTGCTGGACGCGGCGGCGACGGCTCTGGCCGACGCGCCCGGCGCGGTCCCGCACGCCGTGCGCACGGAGGCCGGACTCGCCGCCGTGCAGATCGCCGCCCGTCCGCTGCCGGAACCGCCCGCTCCCTGGGAACCGGCCGACGAGCCGGGCCCGCAGCGCTGGGAGCTGCCCCTCGCGGAGGCGGACGGACTGCCGCAGGGCCGCCCGCGCACCGGTGCGCGGATCCGTCCGCTGCCGGTCGCCGTCGGCATGGCGGACGACGCCTGCGTCCACCTCGATCTGACCGCCGGACCACGGCTGATCACCGTCGAGGGCGACACCGCCGCCCGGACCCGGCTGCTCCAGGCGCTGGCCGCCCAGCTGGACCGGCCCGGCAGCGGGGCCTCGGTCATGGTCACGGACGGGGTCCATCCGCAGTACCGGGGGGAGCGGCTCGACGCCGTCCTGCGCGAGCTGGAGGAGACCGAGGAGGGGCCCGAGGGCGCCGGCGAGTTCGACGAGTCGGGGCGCGCCGCCACGACCGTGGTCGTCTGCGCCGCCCCGGGCTCGGACCAGGCACGGCGGCTCGGCGCCCTCGCCGCCTCGGGCGCCGTCGTCTGCCTGATCGACGGCCGGGTCGCGGGCCACAGCTGGGCCCTGCGCGTCGACGGCCGCGGCCGGGTGGTCGCGCCCGAACTGGAGCTGGACGTGGACTCGTCCCCGCTCGGCGGAGCCGTCGCCGTCGCCGTCCGCGCGGACCGCCGCCGCCTGCGCCGTGAGGCGTCGCCCCGCCGGGGCACCCCCGCCCCGCCCCGCTCCGCCCACCGCGAACCCCGGCCGCGGGAGGCCGAGGAGATCAGGGAGATCGAGGAGCTCCGGGAGATCGAGGCTGCCCGGCCGGTACGGACGGCCCGGCAGACCGAGGCCACCCGGACGCTCCCGGCCGTCGAGGAGCCCCCAACGCTCCCGGAGGCCGAGGCACTCCGCGAGGAGACGCCGGCCCCCGCCCTCCAGGCCCCGGTCCCCGCCCGGACCACCACCGCCTCCGAACTGCTCGCCGAACCGGCCGTGGCCCGGGACCGCACGACCGCCGCCTCCTCCGGCGTCCGGGAGGACTGATGTCCCGGGTCGTGTCCGCGCTGTCCCGTCGGCCGTGCGATGTCGTGTCCGCGCTGTCCCGTCGGCCGTGCGACGCCGTGTCCGCGCCGCCGCGCCCGTCGCGCGAGACCTGGCGCGAGGCGCCCCGGGCCCGCCCGCCGGGCTGGCCGCGGCTCCGTGCGCCCGGCCTCCGGCCCGTGACACCACCCCCGTTCCGCACACCGTCCCGCCCCCGGTCCAACGGCTTCGGTCGGCCCCGGGAGGACTGACGTCCGCCGGTGGGGCTCCGGGCCCCGCCCCCACACCGGCCTCCGGCCGTCACCCCGCACCCGAACCGCCCACCCCCGAGCACCCCCAAGGGGCGCAGTGAAACTCCTCATCACCACGGTCGCCGACGGCGACGCCACCGGCCGCCAGGACGTGCTGCTGAGCGCCTCCGGAAGCACCCCCGTCGAGGACGTCGCCGCCCAGCTGGCCCGGCTGCGCGCCGGTGACCCGGACGGGACCGGATCCGCGCCCGCCGCGTCGGGTCCGGCCCCGGCTTGCTTCCTGGGCGACGAGGCCCTCGCCCCGGGCACCCCGCTGGCCGCGACACGGCTGATGGACGGCAGCGTCATCGCCCTCGGCGCCCCGCAGCCATCCCCGGCCACCGCCTACGGCCCCGAACGCGACGCCATGCCGCAGCCGCACCGGGCGGACCACTCCCCGGTGGTCGAACTCCAGGTGGTGGGCGGCCCCGACGCCGGACGGGTCCACCGGCTCGGCCTCGGTACGCACGGCCTCGGCCCGCTCGCGGACGCCGCGGTCCCGCTGGACGGGCGGGGCATGCCGGGCGAGGGCGTGCGGGTGACCGTACGGCCGGACGGTTCGGCCGTGGTGGAGCTGCCCGAGGGCGGTCCGGCGCGGCTGTCCGTGCCGGAGCCGCCGGAGCACCGGGGCCGCCCCAACACCCCGCTGCTGCCGCTCGCGGAGCAGGACGAGGAGGACGAGGACCCCGGGGAGGCCGACGACGACAGCGCGGAACTCCCCGACGGCTGGGTGCTCTGGCCCGGCGGCGCGGAACTGTCCGTCGGCGACCATCTGCTGCGGCTGACCGAACCGACCGTCAGGGACGCCGCGGTGGTGCCGTCCGAGGGCGGGGGCGGCCTGGACTACAACCGCCCGCCGCGCATCCTGCCGCACCTCGCGCCCGAGCGGTTCCGGCTCCCCGGCCCGCCCGATCCGCCCGCCCGCCGCCCGATCCCGCTGCTCGTGGCCCTCGCCCCGATGGTCTTCGGCGTCAGCATGATGTTCTTCCTGAACTCGTACTTCTATCTGATCTTCATGTTCCTCTCGCCGGTCCTGATCGCCGCGAACTACGTCAGCGGACGACGCCAGGCCCGCAAGGACTACGAGGAGAAGTCCAGCGTCTACCGGCAGCGCCGGGCCTCGCTGGAGGAGGACGTACGGCAGAAGGTCGCCACCGAGCGACGGCTGCGCACCGAGAGCGCGCCCGACCCCGCCGTGGCCGGTCTCTGGGCGGTGGGCCCCGGCCGCAGGCTGTGGGAGCGGCGCCGGGGCGACCCGGACCACCTGTCCCTGCGGATCGGCACCGCCCCCCAGCCGTCCCTGCTCGGCATCGACGACACCGCCCGCGAGGACAACCACACCGCCGTCCACTGGACGATCCCGGACGCCCCGGTCGGCGTCGACCTCGTCGAGAGCGGCGTCGTCGGTCTGGCCGGTGCGACCGCCCCGGTGCAGGCGCTGGCCCGCTGGATGACGGCCCAGGCCGCCGTCCTGCACACCCCGCGCGATCTGCGGATCGTCGTCCTCACCGACAAGGCCGCCGAGGACTCCTGGCACTGGACGCGCTGGCTGCCGCACTCCCGCGAAGGTCTGCCCGGCGTGCGCGGCGGCGCCGTCACCCTGATCGGCAACGACCCGGAGACGGTCGCCAACCGTGTGGCCGAACTGGTCTCCACGCTGCGCACCCGCCAGCGGGCCGCCGAGTCCACCATGAGCAAGGCGCTGCTGAGCGAACCGGACGTCCTGGTGGTGATGGACGGCGCCCGGCGGCTGCGCGACGTGCCCGGTGTGGTGTCGATCCTCAAGGAGGGCCCGGCCGTCCGGATCTTCCCGCTCTGCCTGGACCAGGAGGAACGCCTCCTGCCGGAGGAGTGCACGGCAGTCGTCCGCCACGAGAACCACCGGCTGACCCTGCGTCGCACCGGCCGCCCCGACATCGCCGACATCCGCCCCGACCTGGTCGAACCCGAGTGGTGCGAACGCGTGGCCCGGGGCATCGCCCCGATCCGCGACGTCACCCCGGACGCCTCCGAGGGCCTGCCCACCGAGGTCGGGCTCCTCGAACTCCTCGGCCTGCCCGAGCCGAGCGGTGAGCAGATCGCCGCCCGCTGGGAGCGGCGGCCCGCCTCCACCGGCGTCCTGCTGGGCGCCGGCTACGACGGCCCGATCGCCTTCGACCTGGTCAAGGACGGTCCGCACGGTCTGGTCGCCGGAACCACCGGCTCCGGCAAGTCCGAACTGCTGCAGACCTTCGTGGCCACCCTCGCCGCGGTCAACCGGCCCGACGAACTCACCTTCGTCCTCGTCGACTACAAGGGCGGCAGCGCCTTCAAGGACTGCGTCGACCTCCCGCACACCCTCGGCATGGTCACCGACCTGGACAGCCACCTCGTCCAGCGCGCGCTGACCTCGCTCTCCGCCGAGCTGACCCGCCGCGAGCACATCCTGGCCGACGCGGGCGCCAAGGACCTGCCCGAGTACCAGGGCACGCGCCGCCGCACCCCCGAACTGCCGCCCGTGCCCCGTCTGGTGATCGTCATCGACGAGTTCGCCACCCTGTACCGGGAGATCCCCGACTTCATCCCCGGCCTGGTGAGCATCGCCCAGCGCGGCCGTTCCCTCGGTATCCATCTGGTCCTCGCCACCCAGCGCCCGGCCGGTGTGGTCAGCTCCGACATCCGGGCCAACACCAATCTGCGGATCGCGCTCCGGGTCACCGACAGCTCCGAGAGCATGGACGTGATCGACACCAAGGACGCCGTCAGCATCTCCCCGGCCACCCCCGGCCGCGCCCTCGCCCGCCTCGGCCACGGCACGGTCGTCCCCTTCCAGACCGCCTACGCGGGCACCCCGATGCCCGGCGTGAAGTCCGCCCCGGAGGCCCCGGAGCAGCGGGCCCCGGAGGAGTCCCGTATCTGGAGCACCGAACTCCACTGGCAGCGTCTCGGCCGCGCCGCCGGACTCCCGGGCACGGCGGAGGGGGAGCAGGGTGGCGACCCGGCGTCGGACACGGCGGGCGACGAGGTCCCGACCGACCTCAACGCCCTGGTCGCGGCGGTCTCCGAGGCGTCCGCGCTCGTCGGCTGCGCCCCGCAGCCCAGCCCCTGGCTCCCGGCCCTCGGCCAGCACCTCCTGATCGACGACCTGCCCCAGCCCGACGGGACCGGCGGCGCCCGCCTCGCCCCCGTCTCCTGGGGCCTGTCGGACCTGCCCGAGGCCCAGGCCCAGCTGCCCGTCCGCCTCGACCTCGCCGAGTTCGGACACCTGTACGTCATCGGCATCCCGCGCTCCGGCCGCTCCCAGGTGCTGCGCACCATGGCCGGCGCCCTCGCCCGCGGCCACTCCAGTGCCGACGTCCACCTCTACGGCATCGACTTCGCGGGCGGCGCCCTCACGGCGCTCGGCGTGCTGCCGCACTGCGGCGCGGTCGTGCCCCGGGGCGACATCGAGCGACTCGAACGACTGTTCGCAAGGCTCGACGGTGAACTGGAACGCCGCCAGGAACTCCTCACCGACCGGCACGCGGGCAACCTCACCGAACTCCGCGAGACCGTCGGCGCCGGCTCCCGCCCGCCGCACATCATGCTGTTCATCGACGGCTGGGACGCGCTGATCGAGGCCGTCGCCGACCACAACGGCGGCCGCCTGGTGGAACAGCTCAACCGCTTCCTGCGCGAGGGAGCCGCCGCCGGACTGCATGTCGTCGCCACCTCCGAACGCGCCCTGCTGTCCGGCCGTGCCACCGCCCTCAACGACAACAAGCTGCTGCTGCGCCTGAACGACCGGACCGACTACCACGCCGTCGGCAAGCGGGCCCGTGACATCCCCGACCTGATCCTCCCGGGCCGGGGCTTCACCTCCGACGGCGGCACCGAGATCCAGGTCGCCCTGCTCGCCCCCGGCGCCACCGGCCAGGAACAGGCCGAGGCGCTGCGCGCGATCGGCGCCGAGGCCGACCGCCGCGACGCCGGACTCCCCGCCGACCGCAGGCCCGTCCGCATCGGCACCCTGCCGGTGAAGGTCACGTTCACGGACGCGTACGAGAAGGTGGGGGAGGAGTTCCGGCGGCCGATGTGGGGTCTGCTGGGCCTCGGCGGCGACGACGTCTCCCCGGTCGGCGTGGACTTCGCGGAGACCTCGCCCACCTTCTCGGTCGTCGGCCCGCCCGGCTCCGGCCGCAGCACCACCCTGGCCGCCCTCGCCGTCTCGCTGCTCGCCTCCGGCACCCGGCTGGTGATCCTCGCCCCACGCGAGTCCCCGCTGCGCACCCTCGGCGACCACCCCGGCGTACGGCTGATCACCGCGACCGAACCCACGGTCGAGGAGTTCACCGAGGCCCTGGAAGCCGGGGACGGGCCCCGGGTCGTCATGGTGGACGACGCCGACCTGTTCGTCCTGCCGGACATCGACCAGAACCTGCGCTCCCTGGCCCAGTCCGGCCGGGACCACGGCATCGGCGTCGTCATCGCCGCCACCGCCGAGACCATGACGGGCGCCATGGGCTGGCTCAGCGCCCTGAAACGGCACCGCAAGGGCGTCCTCCTCGGCCCGCAGAGCATCCTGGAGGGCGACACCATCGGCGCCCGCCTCGCCCACGCCCACCTCCGCGGCCGTAAACCCGGCCGGGGCCTCACCGTCGACCCGCGCACCGGCGAACTGATCAACGTCCAGATCCCGGAGACCGTGCTCGACACGGACCACTGAGACCGCGGCGCCCGGGGGACGAGGGCTCCCCGGGCGCTGCCTTAGGCTTACGGAGTGACCAACAGCAGCGACCGGAGTCAGGCAGTGGACGTCAAGACATACGAAGTGCGTACGTATGGATGCCAGATGAACGTCCATGACTCCGAACGCCTGTCCGGCCTCCTGGAGGACGCCGGCTACGTCCGCGCCCCCAAGGACGCGGGCGAGGGCAACGCCGACGTCGTGGTCTTCAACACCTGCGCCGTACGGGAGAACGCCGACAACCGCCTCTACGGCAACCTCGGCCGCCT
The sequence above is drawn from the Streptomyces griseiscabiei genome and encodes:
- a CDS encoding FtsK/SpoIIIE domain-containing protein, which produces MKLLITTVADGDATGRQDVLLSASGSTPVEDVAAQLARLRAGDPDGTGSAPAASGPAPACFLGDEALAPGTPLAATRLMDGSVIALGAPQPSPATAYGPERDAMPQPHRADHSPVVELQVVGGPDAGRVHRLGLGTHGLGPLADAAVPLDGRGMPGEGVRVTVRPDGSAVVELPEGGPARLSVPEPPEHRGRPNTPLLPLAEQDEEDEDPGEADDDSAELPDGWVLWPGGAELSVGDHLLRLTEPTVRDAAVVPSEGGGGLDYNRPPRILPHLAPERFRLPGPPDPPARRPIPLLVALAPMVFGVSMMFFLNSYFYLIFMFLSPVLIAANYVSGRRQARKDYEEKSSVYRQRRASLEEDVRQKVATERRLRTESAPDPAVAGLWAVGPGRRLWERRRGDPDHLSLRIGTAPQPSLLGIDDTAREDNHTAVHWTIPDAPVGVDLVESGVVGLAGATAPVQALARWMTAQAAVLHTPRDLRIVVLTDKAAEDSWHWTRWLPHSREGLPGVRGGAVTLIGNDPETVANRVAELVSTLRTRQRAAESTMSKALLSEPDVLVVMDGARRLRDVPGVVSILKEGPAVRIFPLCLDQEERLLPEECTAVVRHENHRLTLRRTGRPDIADIRPDLVEPEWCERVARGIAPIRDVTPDASEGLPTEVGLLELLGLPEPSGEQIAARWERRPASTGVLLGAGYDGPIAFDLVKDGPHGLVAGTTGSGKSELLQTFVATLAAVNRPDELTFVLVDYKGGSAFKDCVDLPHTLGMVTDLDSHLVQRALTSLSAELTRREHILADAGAKDLPEYQGTRRRTPELPPVPRLVIVIDEFATLYREIPDFIPGLVSIAQRGRSLGIHLVLATQRPAGVVSSDIRANTNLRIALRVTDSSESMDVIDTKDAVSISPATPGRALARLGHGTVVPFQTAYAGTPMPGVKSAPEAPEQRAPEESRIWSTELHWQRLGRAAGLPGTAEGEQGGDPASDTAGDEVPTDLNALVAAVSEASALVGCAPQPSPWLPALGQHLLIDDLPQPDGTGGARLAPVSWGLSDLPEAQAQLPVRLDLAEFGHLYVIGIPRSGRSQVLRTMAGALARGHSSADVHLYGIDFAGGALTALGVLPHCGAVVPRGDIERLERLFARLDGELERRQELLTDRHAGNLTELRETVGAGSRPPHIMLFIDGWDALIEAVADHNGGRLVEQLNRFLREGAAAGLHVVATSERALLSGRATALNDNKLLLRLNDRTDYHAVGKRARDIPDLILPGRGFTSDGGTEIQVALLAPGATGQEQAEALRAIGAEADRRDAGLPADRRPVRIGTLPVKVTFTDAYEKVGEEFRRPMWGLLGLGGDDVSPVGVDFAETSPTFSVVGPPGSGRSTTLAALAVSLLASGTRLVILAPRESPLRTLGDHPGVRLITATEPTVEEFTEALEAGDGPRVVMVDDADLFVLPDIDQNLRSLAQSGRDHGIGVVIAATAETMTGAMGWLSALKRHRKGVLLGPQSILEGDTIGARLAHAHLRGRKPGRGLTVDPRTGELINVQIPETVLDTDH